One Natronomonas moolapensis 8.8.11 genomic region harbors:
- a CDS encoding hybrid sensor histidine kinase/response regulator has translation MTVPITVLHVDDDPAVADVTAEFLKRENDYLDVEATTSAEEALRILADRPPDCIVSDYDMPGTDGIEFLDDVRERYPELPFVLYTGKGSEEIAAEAISAGVTDYIQKQGGNERYLLLATRIRNAVKRYRAEKATEEQKEQLRLFFQESSIGAIQWDDTFRFKRLNDRAEEILGYEEAELRGESWETIVAADDRGRVGDVVSDLLDADGGRNILNRNVRKDGDVRICEWYNRVVTNEDGEVEAIFSQFQDVTERERRKRELAEHETIVSALPDAVYVIDEDGRFTHVNEELVELVGYDRETIIGNTPSLFKDDDAVEQAEGQLRRLLSSDGPETVSFEVTLQPRDGTPVVCEDHMGVLPYNGECFEGSVGTLRDVTDQKQRREELDRRTEELKALNTRLEAQYRQLFEEAPVMAVVTEMEGDTPIIEDCNRLFAERLGYERAAVVDEPLESFYAPESRRRLLDRGGYERALDGEFARERRKLLTADGETIETLLRAVPRRETDEDADSTLRLYVGLDGSEQLFRERERLDEFSSIVGHDLRSPLQVAEGRLELASEAHSSEHLDTARAALDRMDRIIEDVLWLARNGRDIGSVNPVPVGEPIEASWGLVSDAAEGATLRYADGLSEATIRVDEDRFRQLLENLFGNAIEHGGEGVTVTVGRVDDGLYVEDDGPGVAPAARDEIFGAGYSTSEDGTGFGLRIVERVAEAHGWAVRVVEGSDGGARFEITGIDSLE, from the coding sequence CCTGCGGATACTCGCGGACCGGCCTCCCGACTGCATCGTCTCCGATTACGATATGCCGGGCACGGACGGTATCGAGTTCCTCGACGATGTCCGCGAGCGGTATCCGGAGTTGCCGTTCGTCCTCTACACCGGCAAGGGAAGCGAAGAGATCGCTGCGGAGGCCATTTCGGCCGGCGTCACCGACTACATTCAAAAACAGGGTGGAAACGAGCGCTACCTGCTTCTCGCGACCCGGATCCGAAACGCGGTCAAGAGGTACCGGGCCGAGAAGGCCACCGAAGAACAAAAAGAGCAGCTTCGATTGTTCTTTCAGGAATCGTCAATCGGGGCGATACAGTGGGACGACACGTTCCGGTTCAAGCGCCTGAACGACCGGGCCGAGGAGATTCTCGGCTACGAGGAAGCCGAACTGCGCGGCGAGTCCTGGGAGACGATCGTCGCCGCCGACGACCGCGGACGCGTCGGCGACGTCGTTTCGGACCTCCTCGACGCCGACGGAGGGAGGAACATCCTCAACAGAAACGTCCGAAAGGACGGCGACGTCCGGATCTGCGAGTGGTACAATCGGGTCGTCACGAACGAGGACGGCGAGGTCGAGGCCATCTTCTCGCAGTTTCAGGACGTAACGGAGCGCGAGCGACGCAAGCGGGAACTGGCGGAGCACGAGACCATCGTCAGCGCGTTGCCCGACGCGGTGTACGTGATCGATGAGGACGGGCGGTTCACACACGTGAACGAGGAGCTCGTCGAGTTGGTGGGGTACGACCGGGAGACGATCATCGGCAACACACCGTCGTTGTTCAAAGACGATGACGCGGTCGAGCAAGCCGAGGGGCAACTGCGGCGACTGTTGTCGAGTGACGGCCCGGAGACAGTTTCGTTCGAAGTGACGCTACAGCCACGGGACGGAACCCCGGTGGTCTGTGAGGACCACATGGGCGTACTCCCTTACAACGGCGAGTGCTTCGAGGGCTCGGTCGGAACCCTCCGGGACGTCACCGACCAGAAGCAACGGCGCGAGGAACTCGACCGCCGGACCGAGGAACTCAAGGCGTTGAACACCCGCCTCGAAGCCCAGTACCGGCAGCTCTTCGAGGAAGCGCCGGTCATGGCGGTCGTGACGGAAATGGAGGGGGACACGCCGATCATCGAGGACTGCAACCGGCTGTTCGCCGAGCGGTTGGGCTACGAGAGGGCGGCGGTCGTCGACGAACCCCTCGAGTCGTTCTACGCACCCGAGTCGCGCCGACGGTTGCTGGATCGCGGCGGGTACGAGCGGGCGCTGGACGGCGAGTTCGCGCGCGAGCGCCGGAAGCTGCTGACCGCCGACGGTGAGACGATCGAGACGCTCCTTCGGGCAGTTCCTCGGCGGGAGACGGACGAAGACGCGGACAGCACGCTCAGGCTATACGTCGGTCTCGACGGGAGCGAACAGCTCTTTCGGGAGCGAGAGCGCTTAGACGAGTTCAGCAGCATCGTCGGCCACGACCTTCGGAGTCCGTTGCAGGTCGCCGAGGGGCGGCTGGAACTCGCCAGCGAAGCGCACAGTAGCGAACATCTCGACACGGCGCGGGCCGCCCTCGACCGGATGGATCGGATCATCGAGGACGTGCTGTGGCTGGCGCGCAACGGCCGGGACATCGGGTCGGTGAACCCGGTCCCGGTCGGCGAGCCGATCGAGGCGTCGTGGGGGCTGGTGAGCGATGCCGCCGAGGGGGCGACGCTGCGGTACGCGGACGGGCTCTCGGAGGCGACGATACGGGTCGACGAGGACCGATTCCGCCAGCTGCTCGAGAACCTGTTCGGAAACGCGATCGAACACGGCGGCGAGGGAGTGACAGTCACCGTCGGGCGGGTGGACGACGGGTTGTACGTCGAAGACGACGGTCCCGGTGTCGCTCCCGCAGCGCGCGACGAGATATTCGGCGCGGGGTACTCGACGAGTGAGGACGGGACCGGCTTCGGGCTGCGCATCGTCGAGCGGGTCGCCGAGGCTCACGGCTGGGCGGTTCGCGTCGTGGAAGGGTCCGACGGCGGGGCGCGGTTCGAAATAACCGGGATCGATTCCCTCGAGTAG
- a CDS encoding ATP-binding protein: protein MGSTRRVLLVGIESEDNAAITARLSQLETAVEVLSEPDAESALASLRALAEPVDCIVSAASLPGMDGVELSRERTRRLASPTAPFVLFVTDGSEGLAAAALEAGVSGYVRRGTPDPIDRLIERVRRTLGPGRPPGDTTAGGVAVHRRAAKQERERLEDVRHALSHDLRSPLNVATGYLQYLGDGTDAAREDDTPEAVRKGLDALDRIDSFLDELNALVQQGRPVVSADAVDLASTARSAWVDLDTGDADRRGLDGNAAFGTVVADRERLRGVFGELYRNAIEHSEPGVTVEVGALPDGFYVADDGPGIPEDKRNDAFRTGMSDARGHAGFGLARVRHVAAAHRWNVAVSEASLGGARIELTGLERVE, encoded by the coding sequence ATGGGGTCGACACGCCGCGTGCTGCTCGTCGGGATCGAATCGGAAGACAACGCTGCGATAACGGCGCGACTCTCACAGCTCGAAACGGCAGTCGAGGTGCTCTCGGAGCCCGACGCGGAGTCCGCGCTTGCGTCCCTTCGGGCGCTCGCGGAACCGGTCGACTGCATCGTCAGCGCCGCTTCCCTCCCGGGGATGGACGGTGTCGAGCTCTCCAGAGAGCGGACACGCCGCCTCGCGTCGCCGACCGCTCCGTTCGTGCTGTTCGTCACCGACGGATCCGAGGGGCTCGCGGCCGCTGCACTCGAAGCCGGCGTCTCCGGATACGTCCGTCGGGGGACGCCCGATCCGATCGACCGATTGATCGAGCGGGTTCGGCGGACGCTCGGCCCCGGCCGCCCGCCCGGGGACACGACTGCCGGGGGTGTGGCCGTCCATCGACGGGCCGCCAAACAGGAACGGGAACGACTCGAGGACGTCAGGCACGCCCTCTCGCACGATCTGCGGAGCCCGTTGAACGTCGCAACCGGCTATCTCCAGTATCTCGGCGACGGGACCGACGCGGCCCGCGAGGACGACACCCCCGAGGCGGTTCGAAAGGGGCTTGACGCCCTCGACCGCATCGACTCGTTTCTCGACGAGCTGAACGCGTTGGTCCAGCAGGGTCGTCCGGTCGTCTCGGCCGACGCCGTCGATCTGGCGTCGACAGCCCGATCCGCTTGGGTGGATCTCGACACCGGCGACGCTGACCGCCGTGGTCTCGACGGGAACGCGGCGTTCGGGACGGTCGTCGCCGACCGCGAGCGGCTCCGGGGGGTGTTCGGGGAACTGTATCGAAACGCCATCGAACACTCGGAGCCGGGAGTGACCGTCGAGGTCGGCGCCCTCCCCGATGGGTTCTACGTCGCCGACGACGGCCCGGGGATCCCCGAGGACAAACGAAACGACGCGTTCCGAACCGGGATGTCCGACGCCCGAGGCCACGCCGGATTCGGGCTGGCTCGCGTTCGACACGTCGCTGCGGCCCACCGCTGGAACGTTGCGGTCTCCGAGGCCTCTCTCGGGGGGGCGCGCATCGAACTGACGGGCCTCGAGCGCGTGGAGTGA
- a CDS encoding response regulator encodes MSTPLRRDTCHRNQYASGRHGVSGARGTRVSIGGGLAPDGIDIDSKNRRNNHIPSAHSSHTLPGSIVADFRADVDVDGRFEEVTDRTRVVLNESKLGFEFDGEKQVFELSSVFDVVQGVSRGQESGSTGTVTLASRTDGHRTAISINAGVERLVTFQQVLYKQLLSGTDVVFRCRDRAGTVNGGPHEGTLAVSPSWIRLCPDGTGKSVSIARDEIISFETPSSVSGQDDKRPAVAIYADTGDRVLKVTTSLPSFRLLNLFGRYLRADLLSTDAIGTASDDVDTIDLLFVDDDPHDIEMAGVFLRQHLEGLSMTTATGAADALDVLEDTPNDGGINCIVSDYQMPGMDGIEFLNEVRERYPELPFILYTGQGSETVAKQAILDNVTDYVEKDVGRGQYEVLAERIRKAIRS; translated from the coding sequence GTGTCGACCCCATTACGACGGGATACGTGCCATCGCAACCAATACGCTTCGGGTCGGCACGGGGTATCTGGAGCCCGCGGCACGCGTGTTTCGATCGGCGGCGGACTCGCGCCCGATGGAATCGATATTGATTCAAAAAACCGTAGAAACAATCATATCCCGTCGGCTCACAGCAGTCATACATTGCCGGGGTCTATCGTTGCGGACTTTCGAGCCGACGTGGACGTAGACGGTCGCTTCGAGGAGGTTACCGACCGGACGCGGGTCGTTCTGAACGAGTCGAAGTTGGGTTTCGAGTTCGATGGCGAAAAACAGGTGTTCGAGCTATCGAGCGTCTTCGACGTCGTGCAGGGTGTTTCGCGGGGCCAAGAATCCGGATCGACCGGAACCGTCACCCTCGCGTCCCGAACCGATGGCCACCGAACGGCCATCTCGATCAACGCCGGCGTCGAGCGGTTGGTCACGTTCCAACAGGTCCTCTACAAACAGCTCCTGAGCGGAACGGACGTCGTGTTTCGGTGTCGGGACCGCGCCGGCACTGTCAACGGCGGACCACACGAGGGGACGCTGGCCGTCAGCCCCTCGTGGATCCGGCTTTGCCCCGACGGGACGGGCAAGTCGGTCAGCATCGCCAGAGACGAAATAATCAGCTTCGAGACGCCGTCCAGCGTGTCCGGGCAGGACGACAAGCGGCCGGCAGTAGCTATCTACGCTGACACCGGCGATCGGGTTCTCAAGGTGACCACGAGTCTGCCGTCGTTTCGGCTTCTCAATCTGTTCGGGCGGTATCTGCGGGCCGACCTGTTGTCCACCGACGCGATCGGGACCGCATCCGACGACGTCGACACGATCGACCTCCTGTTCGTCGACGACGATCCACACGATATCGAGATGGCGGGCGTGTTTCTGCGTCAGCACCTCGAGGGGCTATCCATGACTACGGCCACGGGCGCCGCGGACGCACTCGACGTTCTCGAAGACACTCCGAACGACGGCGGGATCAACTGCATCGTCAGCGACTACCAAATGCCCGGGATGGACGGCATCGAGTTCCTCAACGAGGTCCGCGAGCGGTATCCGGAGTTGCCGTTCATCCTCTACACCGGCCAGGGCAGCGAGACGGTCGCAAAGCAAGCGATTCTCGACAACGTCACCGACTACGTCGAAAAAGACGTCGGGCGCGGGCAATACGAGGTGCTCGCCGAGCGGATCCGAAAGGCAATCCGCTCCTGA